From Mycolicibacterium fluoranthenivorans, one genomic window encodes:
- a CDS encoding acyl-CoA dehydrogenase family protein: MRIGYTAEQEELRRELRSYFTKLMTPERAEALAASDGEMGRGNVYRETVSQMGKDGWLTLNWPKEYGGQARTPMESLIFNDEAAIANVPVPFLTINSVAPTIMHFGTEEQKKFFLPKIAAGDLHFSIGYSEPGAGTDLASLRTTAVHDGDDYVINGQKMWTSLIAYADYVWLAVRTNPEAKKHRGISMLIVPTTAEGFSWTPVHTMSGVDTSATYYQDVRVPKTALVGEENAGWKLVTNQLNHERVALVSAQPIFVALNGVREWAQNTKDVHGKRLIDSEWVQLNLARVHAKAEVLKLINWELASADDVAPSPADASAAKVYGTELATEAYRLLMEVLGTSATLRTGSSGALLRGRVERLHRSCLILTFGGGTNEIQRDIIGMVALGLPRVNR, translated from the coding sequence ATGCGGATCGGTTACACCGCCGAGCAGGAGGAGTTGCGCCGCGAACTGCGGTCGTACTTCACCAAACTGATGACACCCGAGCGAGCCGAGGCGCTGGCTGCCAGCGACGGCGAGATGGGCCGCGGCAACGTCTATCGCGAAACCGTGTCCCAGATGGGCAAGGACGGCTGGCTGACGCTGAACTGGCCCAAGGAGTACGGGGGCCAGGCACGGACACCGATGGAGAGCCTCATCTTCAACGACGAGGCCGCCATCGCCAATGTCCCGGTCCCGTTCCTCACCATCAACAGCGTCGCCCCGACGATCATGCACTTCGGTACCGAGGAGCAGAAGAAGTTCTTCCTGCCCAAGATCGCCGCCGGTGATCTGCACTTCTCCATCGGCTACTCCGAGCCGGGCGCGGGCACCGACCTGGCGTCCCTGCGCACCACGGCCGTGCACGACGGCGACGACTACGTCATCAACGGCCAGAAGATGTGGACCAGCCTCATCGCCTACGCCGACTATGTGTGGCTGGCCGTGCGCACCAACCCCGAGGCGAAGAAGCACCGCGGGATCTCGATGCTGATCGTCCCCACCACCGCCGAGGGCTTCTCCTGGACACCGGTACACACGATGTCCGGTGTCGACACCAGCGCCACCTACTACCAGGACGTCCGCGTTCCCAAGACGGCGCTCGTCGGCGAGGAGAACGCCGGCTGGAAGCTCGTCACCAACCAGCTCAACCACGAACGCGTCGCCCTGGTATCGGCGCAGCCGATCTTTGTGGCGCTCAACGGCGTTCGCGAGTGGGCGCAGAACACCAAAGATGTGCACGGCAAGCGGCTGATCGACTCGGAGTGGGTGCAGCTGAACCTGGCCCGCGTGCACGCCAAGGCCGAGGTGCTCAAGCTGATCAACTGGGAGCTCGCTTCCGCCGATGATGTCGCCCCCTCCCCCGCCGACGCCTCGGCGGCCAAGGTGTACGGCACCGAGCTGGCCACCGAAGCCTACCGGCTGCTCATGGAGGTGCTCGGCACCTCGGCGACGCTGCGGACCGGATCATCGGGGGCGCTACTGCGCGGGCGGGTGGAGCGGCTGCACCGCTCCTGCCTCATCCTGACCTTCGGCGGTGGCACCAACGAGATCCAGCGCGACATCATCGGCATGGTCGCACTCGGCCTCCCACGAGTGAATCGATAA
- the fadD17 gene encoding long-chain-fatty-acid--CoA ligase FadD17, with translation MADTVGALLAPLVGVTDRGVHYGDEFTSWRDHISAGAALAAALRARLDPDRPPHIGVLLGNTPFFSSVLVAAALSGLVPVGLNPTRRGAALAGDIARADCQLVLADSGAEVPDGVEFIDVESAQWAAELAGHAGAAVTFAELSPDDLFMLIFTSGTSGDPKAVRVTQDKVAFPGRMLAQRFGLGPADTCYLSMPLFHSNAIMAGWSVAVAAGASIALRRKFSASQFLPDVRRYGATYANYVGKPLSYILTTPPQPDDADNPLKFLYGNEGAPRDLVRFADRFGVRVVDGFGSTEGGVAIARTPETPDGSLGPLTDEVAIVDVETGQPCSPGVVGEIVNPTGAGWFRGYYNSPEAQAERMAGGVYHSGDLAYRDEANFVYFAGRLGDWMRVDGENLGTAPIEQILLRHPDIAEAAVYPIPDPTVGDQVMAAVVPVPGAAFDVEGFATFLAEQPDLGPKQWPSFVRVSTALPRTETFKVLKRELSAEATDCADPVHTVERPALRG, from the coding sequence ATGGCCGACACCGTTGGCGCCTTATTGGCGCCATTGGTCGGAGTCACCGACCGCGGCGTGCACTACGGCGACGAGTTCACCAGCTGGCGGGACCACATCAGCGCCGGGGCTGCGCTGGCGGCCGCGTTGCGGGCCCGACTGGACCCGGACCGGCCGCCGCATATCGGTGTGCTGCTGGGCAATACGCCGTTCTTCTCCAGTGTGCTGGTGGCGGCGGCGCTGTCCGGGCTGGTGCCGGTCGGGCTCAACCCGACCCGGCGCGGGGCGGCACTGGCCGGCGACATCGCCCGCGCGGACTGTCAGCTGGTGCTCGCCGACTCGGGCGCCGAGGTGCCGGACGGGGTCGAGTTCATCGACGTCGAATCCGCGCAGTGGGCCGCCGAACTCGCCGGCCACGCCGGCGCCGCGGTGACCTTCGCCGAGCTGTCCCCGGACGACCTGTTCATGCTGATCTTCACCTCGGGGACCAGCGGTGACCCCAAGGCCGTTCGAGTCACCCAGGACAAGGTGGCTTTCCCCGGAAGGATGCTGGCACAGCGGTTCGGGCTGGGACCCGCCGACACGTGCTACCTGTCCATGCCGTTGTTCCATTCCAACGCGATCATGGCCGGCTGGTCGGTCGCCGTGGCGGCGGGGGCTTCGATCGCGTTGCGGCGCAAGTTCTCCGCCTCTCAGTTCCTCCCTGATGTCCGTCGGTACGGCGCCACCTACGCCAACTACGTCGGCAAGCCCCTGTCCTATATCCTCACCACCCCACCGCAGCCTGACGATGCCGACAATCCGCTGAAGTTCCTGTACGGCAATGAGGGTGCGCCGCGGGATCTGGTGCGCTTCGCCGATCGGTTCGGCGTGCGGGTGGTCGACGGATTCGGCTCCACCGAAGGCGGTGTGGCGATCGCGCGCACCCCGGAGACCCCCGACGGATCCCTGGGCCCGCTCACCGATGAGGTGGCCATCGTCGACGTGGAAACCGGGCAACCCTGCTCGCCCGGAGTGGTCGGGGAAATCGTGAATCCGACTGGTGCCGGTTGGTTTCGCGGCTACTACAACTCACCCGAGGCCCAGGCCGAACGGATGGCGGGCGGGGTCTACCACTCCGGGGACCTCGCCTACCGGGACGAGGCGAACTTCGTGTACTTCGCGGGGCGCCTGGGCGATTGGATGCGAGTGGACGGTGAGAACCTGGGCACCGCGCCGATCGAACAGATCCTGCTGCGCCACCCCGATATCGCCGAGGCGGCCGTCTATCCGATCCCCGACCCCACGGTGGGCGACCAGGTGATGGCCGCGGTGGTGCCGGTCCCCGGCGCTGCGTTCGATGTCGAAGGGTTCGCGACGTTCCTGGCCGAACAACCCGATCTCGGCCCCAAACAATGGCCGTCTTTCGTCAGGGTCAGCACCGCGCTGCCGCGTACCGAGACGTTCAAGGTGCTCAAGCGCGAACTCTCGGCCGAGGCCACCGACTGCGCCGATCCGGTGCACACCGTCGAACGGCCGGCGCTGCGCGGCTAG
- a CDS encoding acyl-CoA dehydrogenase family protein, which yields MDFTPTEASLDLGGLVRTITESVCTPEHQRVLDGLDQRFDRDLWAKLIDADILSTAAPESVGGGGFGVLEQTAVLTALGRQLAAVPYLESSVLAGGALARFGSETLQQDWSVPAINGAKIVTVALDGEMGQGPVQATSDGPGFRLTGTRTQVSYGPVADAFLVPAETPSGVGVFLITATDPGVTVSTLDTTGHGAVGHLELDGTGVDVSRVIGGREVLDWLTVHTALGRAAFQLGVLERALELTAVYAREREQFDRPIGSFQAVSARLADGYIDVKALRSTLTQAAWRLSEDLPADIDVASAAFWAADAGHRVAHTTVHVHGGVGIDMDHPIHRYFLAAKQTEFALGGATGQLLRIGRELADTPV from the coding sequence ATGGATTTCACACCTACTGAGGCGTCACTCGACCTGGGTGGCCTGGTCCGCACCATCACCGAATCGGTGTGCACGCCCGAACACCAGCGAGTCCTCGACGGACTCGACCAGCGGTTCGACCGCGACCTGTGGGCCAAGCTGATCGACGCCGACATCCTCTCCACCGCTGCGCCGGAGTCGGTGGGCGGCGGCGGATTCGGTGTGCTGGAACAGACCGCCGTGCTGACCGCGCTCGGCCGCCAACTGGCAGCGGTGCCCTATCTGGAATCCTCGGTGCTCGCCGGGGGTGCGTTGGCCAGATTCGGGTCCGAGACGCTGCAACAGGATTGGTCGGTACCCGCCATCAACGGCGCCAAGATCGTCACCGTCGCCCTCGACGGTGAGATGGGGCAGGGCCCGGTGCAGGCCACCTCTGACGGACCCGGATTCCGGCTGACCGGAACGCGCACCCAGGTGAGCTACGGCCCGGTGGCCGACGCCTTTCTGGTGCCCGCTGAAACGCCTTCCGGGGTAGGGGTCTTCCTGATCACCGCCACCGATCCCGGCGTCACGGTGAGCACATTGGACACCACCGGTCACGGCGCCGTGGGCCATCTGGAACTCGACGGCACGGGTGTGGATGTCTCCCGTGTCATCGGCGGCCGAGAGGTCCTCGACTGGCTGACCGTGCACACTGCGCTGGGCCGCGCCGCGTTCCAGCTCGGGGTGCTGGAGCGCGCACTGGAGCTCACCGCCGTCTATGCGCGCGAACGTGAGCAGTTCGACCGGCCGATCGGCAGCTTCCAGGCCGTGTCCGCGCGGTTGGCCGACGGCTACATCGACGTCAAGGCGCTGCGGTCCACGCTGACCCAGGCCGCGTGGCGGCTCTCCGAGGACCTCCCCGCAGATATCGACGTGGCCAGCGCCGCCTTCTGGGCCGCCGACGCGGGACACCGGGTCGCACACACCACGGTGCACGTGCACGGTGGTGTCGGCATCGACATGGATCACCCGATCCACCGCTACTTCCTGGCCGCCAAGCAGACCGAGTTCGCGCTCGGCGGCGCGACCGGGCAGCTGCTGCGGATCGGCCGCGAACTCGCCGACACCCCGGTCTAG